From Quercus robur chromosome 8, dhQueRobu3.1, whole genome shotgun sequence:
TTGAAGGCCTCAGGAATGCTTTATTCACCAAATTaagtataatataaataaattaacctgaaaagaaGCAGCAATATCAGCTCGAGAACGTCTATCTTGGCTACTTGCACAAGAAATGGGAATTTCAGCATTACTGCACATAGCCCGTACACACATCAAAAAGTGGACAGTAGATTGAAAGGGaaagaatattaaaatttaaattgcatGCTGCTTTCATAGTTTGTTACTTCATGGTAAccatacttatttttttaagtagcaACTTCAATATATCTGTAGCTCAGGAATTATACTAATCAAAATCACTGATAAAAGAACTGAGCTGACATGAATACACTAACCAAATATAACACCGAACAGAATGTGAACTTAGGCCAGTCCTTTTACCAATATTTATATTACTTTGGTAATGATTTAATTCACTTCCATGCTAGCTCCTTGGTTCTTCCTGGGATTCTACTTTTAAAACCCATACTACCTttgattcaaatgacaattcCTCCTCCCAAAAGAAAGGCTAGAGGGTAAGTTCATGGGTTCAAAACCCGCAGGGTACATAATTTAccaatcaaaaaagaaatatttaaatCAAAAGACCAAAAGCAAAGATAGAGTTCAATAGAGGCACTTAATTTGCTCTTGATGGCAAtagccatctctctctctcaccctgCAGCTCAAATTCCGCATCCTGAACCAGATCTATGGACTTAGGGCTACTACGCATCCTACAAAAAAGTAACtatctttgttcttttttttgcttcaaTTGTTTTTGACATGCAATGATTCATTCAAAAAGTGCAAAGGGGTGCTTCCCAAGTACATGGGAAGTATTCAAGATTTTTATGCTTCAATTCTTAATCTTACTATCTTTGTCTTCTATCCTAATCCTAAATATGACCACCTGTAAATAGCCAGAATCTTGTTACCCAAAATTATAGTACTCTTTACAGTTCAAGAGGAAGAGTCATGTAGAATTCATCAAAGAATGtaaattgaattgaattcaCCAGGTAGAAATACATATTTTGACATTTGCTACATACATATTTCTGGATTCAATTGCCATCCTCACTTGAGTCTTCAGACCAGAATATGAGAAGTTGCAATCTTTATGTTGTTTCATTGGAATCTAAAAATTAATGCAGTGCAAAAACTTAGGATACACATCCAGCCAAAAATTACCAGAATGAGGTTAAGAAGTCCCAGAAAATAACTTACAGAGAACTTGATTGATTCTGCATCACCCTCTCGAGCAAGCTCCTCTATAGCTGGCCCACCACTCCTCCTCATATCAAGACCAAGCCACTTTGCTGTCTTGTCATATGCCTCACCAATTGCATCATCTATTGAGGTCCCAAGTTGTGTGTATTGGCCAAGGCCTTGAGCAAGAATAAGTAGATTGTGTCCtcctaaaaaacaaaagaaaaaaaaagtgcatacAACAATTAGATAATGCATTAATGCTCAAGGCCATTATAACCAAATGAAATAGAAGAAGCAAACTTAAAATACAGTCCATGGTAATGAATGACTGGGAGTTTTGAAATCGTAGTAAGATGCCAAAACTTATTGTTTAAGTGCAGTGAAGGAACAATTGAACAATTCATCAACTTGTAAACAAACGTACTTATAAGTAATAAGCAGGATTTTTGACACAACGTACCACAGAGAACTAAGGGAGCCAACAAGGACAAAAAGCAAGTCAACACTTACACAATGAATTATCATCACATCAGTGCCCCAActaaattagtttatttatttattgtaatagattTTATCTTTAGTGAGTGTTCCGTTTTTTTAGGAATGGAGGCAGCTAGAATGAcatgttttcccttttttctggTTTCTAGGAAATTGCCCATTCATCTAAACAGTTTGCAATCCTTTTTGATGCACTACAGTTTGACTTGTGATCTGGAAGAAATAGGACTTATATATGATGTCTAGCATGGTGAAGTGTGCTCACAATTCAATGCTTTCTACGGCATGAAATTGGGCTGATTTGATAAGAACGAGCATTTAAACAATATCAAATGAGAAACAAGCTAGAATTTAGACATATAAGAAAGTCATTAATATAAACCTAAAGAAAGAGAGGAGTAGAGATTCTGACCTGAAATAAGCAAGGCCATGAAAGGAAATTGCAGCTCTCTTTCCACTAACCTAGAACAGAAAAAACATATTTCAGATGCAGAAATGCACCTTAGCTTACAATTTTGAATGCAACTTAAGGCACATGCACAacagtcttttttttctttattattattttggataaCGTAGGGAACCTTTGTACAAAAGAGCCCTTTGGACTCGCCTCTAGCCAATAAAACCTACGAGCAACTAACCTCACCTCCTAGCCAGGTAATCTAGGGGCATTCATCCTTGACAGGCTAAGTAGTTTATGCTCATGCCGGGGAgcattttttcttcaattttttaagaGCGCAAAAATACATAACACtcaatttgtgttttaaaaGTATCATGTGCATGCTAATTTATTTCAATTGCAACCTATTCTGCATTGTCTAGATTTTACCATTCTACCTGGCCACTAGAGCATGAGCCTCCATGTGATGTACTCCAATTATTGGTAGATTAAAGCTACCAGCAGTTTTCCTCGCTTTCTGCACTCCAACTGCATGAAGAAATAATTCTaagcaaacaaaaaatccaCCTGAAATAATTGGGGAAGGAAGAATCCTTCATGGATGCAAGATTCATAATTCTGCagtaatttctaaatttttggaaaattccCCGCAATTAATCCTGAGCAAGTACTGTAACATTCTTTACAACAAAAACTTGTACTTGAAACAAGGGCCTACAACCTACCAAACCAACATTAATCATATGAGTAGcactttttttcccttctaaTCGTGTATTTccatttatttacaattttgaCTAATAAATTGACAAACTGATAAATTGAAATGACAAACTGGACAAACCAGCCTTTAAATTGGACTGGCAAATCATTCTAACTGTATTTAACAGCCTCCTAACAATGTTCTACAGTTAGGGTCGgtttgaataccgcttattactgaaaactgaaaacactgtagcgaaatattttttaaatgtgtgaataatatcgtaagatccatttttaatgaaagttttgctgaaaaaagaggtttgtgggtcctgtgaacagtgcacgagaccCACACAAAATGCCAAACGCCAGCAAAAACGCAGACACTGACGTATCCAAACACTCACTTAGTGTCCATTTGGATgcaactttttgctaaaagtggGTTAAAGTATAGTTGTACCTAGAAAAATTGAGGTTTTAAAAATCTATACATAAAGCAAATAAGCtaagaataaataaatcctTTGCCAAATGCACACATGTAAGATAACAAAAGTAACACAGACCAATGCATGTTTGTAGTATTCATTCATCCTTTTTCTATTGAAATTACTATTTATATACTATCTCGCAATCATTACCACTTGCAACGACATTTCCCACCTCTAAATTGGATAGCAGTGCCAATACCCAACTATTTGGCATCAAAAGCAATAGATAATTTTGGAGGAGATACCACAACAAAGAGAGATATCACTCAAATTACCGCGAAGACAAAGGCTTAAACCGGGACCAATAGTAACAGCTACTGCTGATAGATCTGTCTCACTTAAATTAGCTTGATTAAGTGCCTCTTGCACAACCTGAAATCAATAAGCACAAATTTAGGCCCACATCAGCATTGAAACTTTTATAATGCTGATAAGCCTAATAGCCTAGGTTCCAAGCATCTGAATTTATTTCTTCCTGCAAAACTTCAAAGGTGAGTGTCATGATTTTAGGGTAGCATATGTTGTCTCCGTCACTGTCAAAGTGGGTTTTGCAAAATAAACATAAGTGTGACGTGAACAAAAATATCAGCATGAAAAGAGATGTAGACTACTAGGGAAACTTGTTATGCAGATAAGACACCTGATCAATCACTTGCGAGTGTGCTTCTTCTGCCATTTTAGGAGCGACACCTCCATATCGAACAAGCAGGTCTGCCTTGATCAATTAAGAGTCAAAATTAGACAATGGCAAACCATACAAGTAGAACATAAATTTATCATGCATACCAACCAGAAAACATTAGAAATCATAGTGAATGGGCAAAAACCACTTCAACAGACAACTTGTTTCCTGTGAGTAGTCTATTGTATAGCAACTCTGAAGAAGCTCTCCGGTCTGCCCATTTCTTCATATTTTAGGATGCTTTAGCAGCATACAGGATATTAGTCAATTTCTATACTTCATGAGAAGGaaactttaaattttctttaattaaaaaaaaaaaattttaaaacaaagagaattttaagagagagagataacttccatttattacataattatatatCATGTAGCAGATTTATATAACAATATTCTTACAATTGAAGAAACTATAGGGATCTTTATAGACCTTCTTAAATTCCATTTTCGAAAATACATGTAGTGTAAGTTTAGTGAAAAAGTAGAACAAAAGTTAACAGGTTGTAAAACTTGATAAGCATGAAATGCCCAAGGGTGAGTGCTGTCGAGATGTTGGGTCAATCATTTAAAAGGATGAAGCAAATGAAGATGGTGTGTATCAAAAGACAACAGCATGATGGATAAAGTGGAGAAGCACACAATGTTATTGTGCAATTATAGACTACCTACTCTgttaaaacagaaaaaaaaaaaaaaaaaaaaaaaaaaaaaaaaaaaaaaatcaattgctcTATGCTTTACGATACTGAATATTAGGTTATTAAGAAACAATGTGTATGAAATGAACTtagttgaaataaaaatattaaggtAGATAATTAGAAATAAAAGGAATATAGGATTTTGCGAAACGCGGAAATTTGTTTAAAGATAGGGGTGACTCTTATTGATAATAAGATTAGAGAGAGTTGTTTAACATGGTTTGATCAAGTAAAAAAGAGGGAGATTAAAGTTGTGAGAATGAGTGACTCACTTGATTCAAGTTGAAGGAactaaaaaaataccaaatataaCGTTGGTATGAGCAGTAACAAAAATGACATGTTAATTAAGGAGGTAACAGAGAGTATGGTATTAGGATAGAATGCAGAGAAAAATATGTGGCCAACCTCGATTAGTTTATTGAAGATTGTTAAACACATTCTTTGTAGGCCTTATGGGAGTTAAGTTGACCGCTGCTGCGTTCACAGCCTTGGCCTATAAATTATTCAGCTTCCTTTTATATTGATGGTTTAACTTAGAAGCTCTCCCTACAAgaacttcaattaaaaaaataaaaagaaaacttttccCTCATCATCTTATGAATAAGTAGTCTAGCTATTGGAATAATTTAATGTAACATATTCAACTTAAATTCAGAATTTTAGCCATTCAAATGAGGCagtgaaagaaaaattaaattaaaaaaaaaaaaaaaaaaccttgaaagtACCAAAATACGATTGActgcaaaataaaaatcataaatgctATTCTCtacaatgaacaaaaaaaaaagtttttacaGCAGAAATTATCAAACTAAATCCAGAAGACATCAAAAGTAATATACCTGAGAAGACACAACTTGGCTGAGAATCTCACCACTGCTCCTCACCTAAAACCCCACCACCAAAAAACATAGAAACACACAAAAACAGCCAAAACCCATTAAAGACAGCACAAAATCAGAAACAGTGAAACACCCATCAGAGAGCCAAAGTAAAAGAAACGAAATTTGGGTGACATACAACGGCGGCAGCAGTGTCGTCGCAGCTGGTTTCGATGCCCAGAACGACTAAATTATCATCTTGGGGTCTATGAATTTGGGCTGAGActgagaaggaagagagagtgagaggtgCCCACATGGGTCGGAGGAGTTGTGGTTTATGGGGTTTTAGTTTTAGAGCTCTGAGAGTGGTTACTGTGTAGGGAAGCCATGGTCTGGGAATGAGGTTTAGGCGGGAAAGCGTTGAAGAAAGTGCCATTTTCACACGCACACACACGCACTGACACGCAGAGTGGAGCACTTGAACTGAACTATGGGGCACATATAGAGAAAGTGGATTACTTTTGGTTGTAGCGGCGACCACCTATTAGTTTGTTAAGTCGAAATCATTTATTGctattataagaaaaatataaaataatcaGCCACAAGGAAATAGGATGggaaaaaaatgctaaataaaaacaaatattttaaagttGTACCTTTTAGAGTTcagttgttgttgttatttttttttttgaatttattttaaccaatttttttttaatttaataaaattattttaattgtatTGTTTCTCGAAGAATTTCAAAATCTCTACTTATCATGGAATTGGATGAAgcgattttaagaaaaatataaatattagtttaaattatttattatattatgagGGAAAATAAACACTTTTCTTTTCACCATAACTAAAGCCACTCAGATtattgggttctttttttttttttttttttggagaaggaaCCTGTAAATATTAGTATTAAGAAATAAAAGCCAAGTTGGCCTGAAATATAACTAAGATATGTGGTGGGAGTGGGACATCTTCCATTTAGACAATAAAACATGTGACATGACTTGCATGTATAACAAAGCTGTGAGTTACAAAGTTTCTGTCCTGGTGTAAATGAGAAAAACTAATACAAAAagacaataaatacttgtaagTGGTAACAGTCCCATATTCCGTGcaattacaaatttttgtagGTAACAACCAATTCAAATGTTAagttgttataaaaaaaaaatcaaatgtaaGTTGAATTTTAGCCATTGGAATTGTAAAATGATGATTTTACCCTTCTttcaatttgattaaaaaataaactggctaaattgcaaattatatcCCCAAATTTTGGAggtatttaaattttacatcTTAAAGTTtcgaaatttagattttacctaataaagtttggttatgtttggCATGTATGTTTAGTTTATCCAATAAAATAAGCCTATAATTGCAAAATAAAAGGATTATTAGCAGTGAAGTCCAAGAGGGAGACTAACATCTGCATAAAGTGGAGTGGATTCATTTTAAAAAGAGTGGAAGCTAAgattataccaaaaaaaaaaaaaaaagagtggatGCTAATACCTGCGTTCATCTTTTTTTGATCGAGCAGCCTTTACTACCTAGGAGGatgatgatgcacaaaattcCCATCAGAGGACATGAATCCATGGCAACTTTGCACTGTTACACAGATTGAAGAAATGAAATGCTTACTTACGCTGTGAAATGCTTACTGCAACAAAGACTAAAACATGCAGGAAACTTTGGCAACATAGAGTATTTTTTGGCAGCCTCCACAATACATATTTCTAGGAGCGTCTGAAGCATTTGTTTATGTGGCACAAATGGAGCTTTTTGCTTCAGAAGCACCAAACGGATTGAAAAGTTTGGGGATGAGAGTTTGTCTATGTCTTCATCAGCAATAGGTAGCTATGTAGCAACAATCATGTTGACAGTGGTGACAAAAATAACATCTAAGCATGGCAAGTCAGGATGGGTTCCTCCTAATTTAAATTATGGTCATTTGGATAGGCTTTTCTTTCTATCAGCTGCTTTGACCATGCTTAATTTAGCTTTATTTGTCGTGTGTGCCAAGCAGTACAAGGATATATCATTGGAGAAGGGAGAAGAACCGAGCGAAATGGAAGTTATACATGGAGGTGAAATATAGACTTACAATTCACTTGGTTTTTTTGGCTTCTCCAATGAGACCCTTGTATTTGCTCAGTAGTTGCTTAGCCTAGGAAATGGGCAATGTCCTCAATCTTCATTGATTCTTCTTTTCATTGGTCAGTTGTGTTTTTTGGGGGACTCAGAAGCACAAACTACATGTATGGCAATTGGCAATGTTTGTTTTTATGTAGCGTTATTTGGAGGTGCACTCTCAAACTGACATAGTTGTCCCACATCGGATACATTTGACAATGTTGTGGCAGAAAGATCTTATAAAAGAGGCATTCCTAGTTCCGCTAGAATTCACGCAGCCACGCGGTGAGCACAGAGCGAACTATTCTTTCGCCTTTTACTAAAGAATACCGTGTGCACGCCG
This genomic window contains:
- the LOC126697123 gene encoding probable tRNA N6-adenosine threonylcarbamoyltransferase, mitochondrial; this translates as MALSSTLSRLNLIPRPWLPYTVTTLRALKLKPHKPQLLRPMWAPLTLSSFSVSAQIHRPQDDNLVVLGIETSCDDTAAAVVRSSGEILSQVVSSQADLLVRYGGVAPKMAEEAHSQVIDQVVQEALNQANLSETDLSAVAVTIGPGLSLCLRVGVQKARKTAGSFNLPIIGVHHMEAHALVARLVERELQFPFMALLISGGHNLLILAQGLGQYTQLGTSIDDAIGEAYDKTAKWLGLDMRRSGGPAIEELAREGDAESIKFSIPMKQHKDCNFSYSGLKTQVRMAIESRNINAEIPISCASSQDRRSRADIAASFQRVAVLHLEEKCQRAIEWALKIEPSIKHLVVSGGVASNQYVRARLDQVVKKNSLQLVCPPPSLCTDNGVMVAWTGIEHFRMGRFDPPPPAVESEDFVYDLRPRWPLGEEYAEGRSEARSLRKARIHPSLTSIIQASLQQQH